The Candidatus Eremiobacteraceae bacterium DNA segment GATCGCTGACCAGTCGCTGGCATCGTAGGAGAGCAACGGCAGTAATGGTGATTGAGAGCGGCGATTCCGTCATCGCGCGTCTGCGCGCCGGCGATCCCGGTGCGCTCGCCGAAACGTACGATCGTTACGCGGCGCGCTGCCGCGGTGTCGCATACCGCGTCCTACACGATGACGTGCTCGCCGAAGACGCGGTCCAGGAAGCATTCGCGTCGCTGTGGCGGCGGCGCGACGGCATGACCGTTCGCGCCGCCGGGCTCAGTCCTTGGCTTGTGGTCGTCACTCGAAACGCGGCGCTGAC contains these protein-coding regions:
- a CDS encoding sigma factor translates to MVIESGDSVIARLRAGDPGALAETYDRYAARCRGVAYRVLHDDVLAEDAVQEAFASLWRRRDGMTVRAAGLSPWLVVVTRNAALT